A DNA window from Acidobacteriota bacterium contains the following coding sequences:
- a CDS encoding carboxypeptidase regulatory-like domain-containing protein: MRRWTTGVFALLMALSISTSVFAQGGGASSTGTIQGRVSDSQGAVLPGVTVTATSPSMPGVQTAVSSENGNYRFPAVPPGSYTLAFELAGFNTLRREGIQISLGFTANVNVELALATLQETVTVSGQSPVIDTTATRTVQAFKLDQLQSLPNGRDMWSLLAVTPSVQMGRIDVGGNRAGTQTGYTAYGFSGQVRVLIEGINTTEGTGGAGFYFDYSSLEEVFLGTSGQSAEMPNPGVQSQFIAKSGGNQFSGEGYVDWYNNSLQGSNIPESVIARGIRPHSNEIDRYYDAAINVGGPIVKDKVWYFGTYRTQFNSVAQPQFRFDQTFDTTLWNPVVKGTWQVNQKNKVIGYYQYGQKIQPFRTPFATYVYESPDQTWRQDSGSWVYKGEWNSTVSDKLYLEARAGDFGYYFPLLGNGTQDFSFRDSGLQTIDGTGRRWQTDRDRKQLTLASTYFLDSGSGSHTLKAGLEFFDETQWEGYEQFLGGNRDLIYTNGVSNQVVFGFPTASGPVGSMGARKDLMSIAKLGVLGLFVNDTWSVGKTTVNAGVRYDRYTGTTPEQQQLGGTNGPVTIAAQTFAEREYFTWSSFAPRVGVVYDLSGDGRSVIKANYGLYWHNPGPGLAGSSNANQAAKSATYGWNDANGDRRFQMGEQGNLLASALAGAVSIDPGIKQPFTHEFGTFFEQQLTDTMGARVGFVYKTEDDLWATYRPGRPISAYTVPFTFVDIGVDGTRGTGDDRTLTLLGLPASQSANFPVNAVIQNVESFSRYKTVEAQLNRRYSNRWSASIGGGFTWLNDFPEGFPNNPNEPFDEERTTWNLKASGSYDAMWGIRVSPVLRHQSGSNFARTISVPASAASANGLIYSGTIYAEPANANREDNIWVFDVRGEKTVNFGARTRARLFVDFFNITNSAASEAITRSTGSNYLRPAAILAPRTARLGLRFLW; this comes from the coding sequence ATGAGGCGTTGGACTACGGGCGTTTTCGCCCTGCTGATGGCGTTGTCGATCAGCACATCAGTCTTCGCGCAGGGCGGCGGTGCCAGCAGCACGGGCACCATCCAGGGCCGCGTTAGCGACTCGCAGGGCGCGGTTCTGCCGGGCGTTACGGTGACGGCGACCAGTCCGTCCATGCCCGGTGTGCAGACGGCCGTGTCGTCGGAGAACGGCAACTATCGTTTCCCCGCCGTGCCGCCGGGCAGCTACACGCTGGCGTTTGAGCTGGCGGGATTCAACACCCTGCGGCGTGAGGGCATCCAGATTTCGTTGGGATTCACGGCGAACGTGAATGTGGAACTGGCCCTGGCGACCTTGCAGGAGACGGTCACGGTCAGTGGCCAGTCACCGGTCATCGACACCACCGCGACCAGGACGGTTCAGGCGTTCAAGCTGGACCAGTTGCAGTCGTTGCCGAACGGCCGCGACATGTGGTCGCTGCTGGCGGTGACACCGTCCGTGCAGATGGGTCGTATCGACGTCGGCGGCAACCGTGCCGGCACGCAGACCGGTTACACCGCCTATGGCTTTTCCGGCCAGGTTCGCGTGCTGATTGAAGGTATCAACACCACCGAGGGAACGGGCGGCGCGGGCTTCTACTTCGACTACTCGTCGCTCGAAGAAGTGTTCCTCGGCACCTCGGGCCAGTCGGCCGAAATGCCCAACCCCGGTGTGCAGAGCCAGTTCATCGCGAAGTCCGGCGGCAACCAGTTCTCGGGCGAAGGCTACGTCGACTGGTACAACAACTCGCTGCAGGGTTCGAATATCCCGGAGTCGGTGATTGCCCGCGGCATTCGCCCGCACTCGAACGAGATCGACCGCTACTACGATGCGGCGATCAACGTCGGCGGACCGATCGTCAAGGACAAGGTTTGGTACTTCGGAACCTACCGGACCCAGTTCAACTCCGTCGCCCAGCCGCAGTTCCGGTTCGACCAGACCTTTGATACCACGCTCTGGAATCCGGTGGTCAAGGGCACGTGGCAGGTGAATCAGAAGAACAAGGTCATCGGCTACTACCAGTACGGTCAAAAGATTCAGCCCTTCCGCACGCCGTTCGCCACCTACGTGTACGAATCACCCGATCAAACGTGGCGCCAGGATTCGGGCAGCTGGGTGTACAAAGGCGAGTGGAACTCCACGGTCAGCGACAAACTGTACCTCGAGGCCCGCGCCGGCGACTTCGGCTATTACTTCCCGCTGCTTGGCAACGGCACGCAGGACTTCAGCTTCCGCGATAGCGGCCTGCAGACCATCGACGGCACCGGTCGTCGCTGGCAGACGGACCGGGATCGCAAGCAGCTGACGCTCGCCTCCACCTACTTCCTGGACAGCGGCTCGGGCAGCCACACGCTCAAGGCCGGCCTTGAGTTCTTTGACGAGACGCAGTGGGAGGGCTATGAACAGTTCCTCGGCGGCAATCGCGACCTGATCTACACCAACGGTGTCTCGAACCAGGTCGTCTTCGGGTTCCCGACGGCCTCCGGTCCGGTTGGCAGCATGGGCGCGCGCAAGGACTTGATGTCGATCGCCAAGCTCGGCGTGCTTGGCCTGTTTGTCAACGACACGTGGTCGGTCGGTAAGACCACCGTGAACGCGGGCGTCCGCTACGACCGCTACACCGGGACCACGCCCGAGCAGCAGCAGCTGGGGGGCACCAACGGCCCGGTCACGATTGCCGCCCAGACCTTCGCTGAAAGGGAATACTTCACGTGGTCGTCGTTTGCTCCGCGCGTCGGCGTCGTGTACGACCTGTCGGGCGACGGCCGGTCCGTGATCAAAGCCAACTACGGGCTCTACTGGCACAACCCGGGCCCGGGCCTCGCCGGCTCGTCCAACGCCAATCAGGCTGCCAAGTCGGCCACCTACGGTTGGAACGATGCGAACGGCGACCGCCGCTTCCAGATGGGCGAACAGGGCAATCTCCTGGCGTCTGCCCTGGCCGGCGCCGTCAGCATTGACCCGGGCATCAAGCAGCCCTTCACGCACGAATTCGGTACGTTCTTCGAACAGCAGCTGACCGACACCATGGGTGCTCGCGTCGGCTTCGTCTACAAGACGGAGGATGACCTCTGGGCGACGTACCGTCCGGGCCGGCCGATCAGTGCCTATACCGTGCCCTTTACGTTTGTCGACATCGGCGTCGACGGCACGCGTGGTACGGGCGACGACCGCACGTTGACGCTGCTCGGCCTGCCGGCATCGCAGTCGGCCAACTTCCCCGTCAACGCGGTCATCCAGAACGTGGAGAGCTTTTCGCGCTACAAGACGGTGGAGGCGCAGCTGAACCGCCGGTACAGCAACCGGTGGTCGGCGTCGATCGGTGGCGGCTTCACGTGGCTGAATGACTTCCCGGAGGGCTTTCCGAACAACCCGAATGAGCCGTTCGATGAAGAGCGGACGACCTGGAACCTGAAGGCGTCGGGCAGCTACGACGCGATGTGGGGCATTCGTGTGTCGCCGGTCCTGCGGCACCAGTCCGGCTCCAACTTCGCCCGCACGATCTCGGTCCCGGCCTCGGCCGCGTCGGCCAACGGCTTGATCTACAGCGGTACGATCTACGCTGAGCCCGCCAACGCCAACCGCGAGGACAACATCTGGGTGTTCGACGTGCGCGGCGAGAAGACCGTGAACTTCGGCGCGCGGACGCGGGCGCGGCTGTTTGTTGACTTCTTCAACATCACCAACAGCGCCGCCTCAGAGGCCATCACCCGCTCGACGGGGTCGAACTACCTGCGGCCCGCGGCGATTCTGGCGCCGCGAACCGCCCGATTGGGTCTCCGCTTCCTCTGGTAG
- a CDS encoding tryptophan 2,3-dioxygenase family protein, with translation MPDEAVTYGNYLAVDELLALQRPRSAGPEHDEMLFIVIHQVYELWFKQVLHEIDHVMALLDARDPFRAQHSLKRILTILKVMVAQLDILETMTPLEFQSFRTRLEAASGFQSDQFRQLEFVLGQKSRPAVDRFPAGSRARAALLRRFEQGTLWDAFLRYLAHEGYAVPAALLARDVTAKVEASEQLQATLIEVYRRDPMRAEMCERLVDLDEGIQEWRYRHVKMVQRTIGAKIGTGGSAGAQYLVTTLMTPVFPDLWAIRSAL, from the coding sequence ATGCCTGATGAAGCTGTGACCTATGGCAACTACCTCGCGGTTGATGAGTTGCTGGCCCTGCAGCGGCCACGCTCCGCGGGGCCCGAGCACGACGAGATGCTCTTCATCGTCATTCACCAGGTCTACGAGCTCTGGTTCAAACAGGTCCTGCACGAGATCGACCACGTGATGGCGCTACTCGACGCGCGCGACCCGTTCCGGGCGCAGCATTCGCTCAAGCGCATCCTGACCATCCTCAAGGTGATGGTGGCGCAACTCGACATTCTCGAAACCATGACGCCGCTGGAGTTCCAGTCGTTTCGTACGCGCCTCGAGGCGGCCAGCGGATTCCAGTCGGATCAGTTCAGGCAACTCGAGTTCGTGCTGGGACAGAAGTCGCGCCCGGCGGTGGATCGCTTTCCGGCCGGCAGCCGCGCGCGGGCCGCGCTGTTGCGCCGCTTCGAACAGGGCACGTTGTGGGACGCGTTCTTGCGTTACCTGGCACACGAGGGCTACGCGGTACCGGCGGCACTGCTGGCGCGCGACGTCACGGCGAAGGTCGAGGCGTCTGAACAACTGCAGGCAACGTTGATCGAGGTGTATCGCCGCGACCCCATGCGTGCCGAAATGTGCGAGCGGCTGGTGGATCTGGACGAAGGCATCCAGGAATGGCGTTACCGCCACGTCAAGATGGTGCAGCGGACCATTGGCGCCAAGATCGGCACCGGAGGATCGGCCGGAGCGCAGTACCTGGTCACTACGTTGATGACGCCAGTGTTTCCCGATCTCTGGGCCATCCGTTCGGCGCTGTGA
- a CDS encoding tetratricopeptide repeat protein, whose product MKTIFSAAALVVALVVSALPAAAQTGRVGGTIKDPQGQPLKGATVTAENPAASPSSFTATTDDKGRYSMIGLKTGTWKVTAVAPGFAASSGNVPIRSLGSPNPPVDFVLAPGAAGPAGALAGVNTKELQGELQAAIDLANGGQHDAAIAAYEAILVKTPALTMINGQIAQVKRLKKDFDGAIESYQKVLAADPNNDKSKIEIGMTYLEKGDFANAEKHLLEVATSTSANREVFYNLGEVKFAKGETDEAVTYYQRAVDMDGTWGKPLFKIGLAKLQKADMAGALEIMEKVIAVDPNSPEAAQAKGLIAQLKKG is encoded by the coding sequence TTGAAGACAATCTTTTCGGCGGCGGCTCTGGTCGTGGCGCTCGTGGTCTCGGCCCTCCCGGCCGCCGCGCAGACGGGCCGGGTTGGCGGCACCATCAAGGACCCTCAGGGCCAGCCCCTAAAGGGCGCCACGGTTACGGCTGAGAATCCGGCGGCGTCGCCCTCGTCTTTCACGGCAACGACCGACGACAAGGGCCGCTACTCGATGATCGGCCTCAAGACCGGTACGTGGAAGGTGACGGCGGTGGCCCCGGGCTTCGCGGCTTCGTCGGGCAATGTGCCGATCCGTTCACTGGGCTCGCCCAATCCACCGGTCGACTTCGTGCTGGCTCCCGGTGCCGCCGGTCCGGCTGGCGCGCTGGCCGGGGTCAACACCAAGGAACTCCAAGGTGAACTGCAAGCCGCCATCGACCTCGCCAACGGCGGCCAGCATGACGCGGCCATCGCCGCCTACGAGGCCATTCTCGTCAAGACCCCGGCGCTGACGATGATCAACGGTCAGATCGCCCAGGTCAAGCGGCTGAAGAAGGACTTCGACGGCGCCATCGAGTCGTACCAGAAGGTGCTCGCGGCCGACCCGAACAACGACAAGTCGAAGATCGAGATCGGCATGACCTATCTCGAGAAGGGCGACTTCGCCAACGCCGAGAAGCACCTGCTCGAAGTCGCGACCTCAACCAGCGCGAACCGCGAGGTGTTCTACAACCTCGGCGAGGTGAAGTTCGCGAAGGGTGAGACCGACGAGGCCGTGACGTACTACCAGCGCGCCGTTGACATGGACGGCACCTGGGGCAAGCCGCTGTTCAAGATCGGCCTCGCCAAGCTGCAGAAGGCCGACATGGCCGGCGCGCTCGAGATCATGGAGAAGGTGATCGCCGTCGATCCCAACTCGCCTGAAGCGGCCCAGGCCAAGGGCCTGATTGCGCAGCTGAAGAAGGGGTAG
- a CDS encoding DUF1343 domain-containing protein, which yields MRRTLYLAALAVVAATPVQFDALSEGKAGQRTGLPRVEWARIDELVADGITAKAAPGVVVLVGRGDQTVYEKAFGARATVPSHEPMTLDTIFDLASLTKVVATTTAVMTLVEQGRLRLNDPVAAFVPGFERYGKGGITIRHLLTHVSGLRPDVDLHPWTGYDAAIALAVDEVPTMPPGAQFVYSDINFFLLGDIVARVTGESLDGYLQRAVFAPLGMRDTGFRPATALLPRMAPTERCAEQDAWPCKRPDAAPLRGVVHDPTARRMGGVAGHAGLFGTARDLQRFARMLINGGELDGVRVLSAATVARMIAPVPMPANAGTRGLGWDIDTSFSSNRGDLFPIGSFGHTGFTGTSLWIDPASKSYVIFLSSRLHPDGVGDVGVLRSRIATVAAALLSGGGTVRLKADATLTPNEVRLKPDTTSATSVGSGFCGTTPVLNGIDVLARDGFAKLKGKRVGLITNHTGVARDGRSTIDLLHAAPGVQLVSLFAPEHGIRGVLDADVPAEKDQKTGLTIHSLYGETRRPTDAMLAGIDTLVIDLQDIGARFYTYPATTGYVLEEAAKRKIAVMVLDRPNPVNGWQIEGPNQSEPIREFIAYFPMPVRHGLTLGELARVFNDEKKINADLTVIPAENWRRDYWFDDTGLAWINPSPNMRNLNQAALYPGIGAIEYSNVSVGRGTDQPFEQFGAPWIDGPRLAAALNARQLPGVRFYPVAFTPASSKYAGQACQGVFMVITNRSALRPVRVGLEIAGALFALFGEKYQLENTDLLLGSRDSLERVKRGEDPAVVAARWGDDEARWRRLRAQYLLYR from the coding sequence ATGCGTCGAACGCTATATCTCGCCGCCCTGGCCGTTGTGGCGGCCACCCCTGTCCAGTTCGACGCCCTGAGCGAGGGAAAGGCCGGTCAGCGGACCGGGCTTCCCCGAGTCGAATGGGCCCGAATCGACGAATTGGTGGCCGACGGAATCACCGCCAAAGCTGCCCCCGGCGTCGTGGTCCTGGTCGGGCGTGGCGACCAGACCGTGTACGAAAAGGCCTTTGGCGCCCGGGCCACGGTTCCTTCACACGAGCCGATGACTCTGGATACGATTTTCGACCTGGCATCGTTGACCAAGGTGGTGGCCACCACCACGGCCGTGATGACACTGGTTGAGCAGGGCCGGCTCCGGCTCAACGACCCGGTGGCCGCGTTCGTGCCTGGGTTCGAGCGCTACGGCAAGGGCGGCATTACCATCCGGCACCTGCTGACGCACGTGTCGGGGCTACGTCCCGACGTCGACCTGCACCCGTGGACCGGCTACGACGCGGCGATTGCCCTGGCCGTGGACGAGGTGCCGACGATGCCGCCCGGCGCGCAGTTTGTGTACAGCGACATCAACTTCTTCCTGCTTGGCGACATCGTGGCCCGTGTCACGGGCGAATCACTGGACGGCTACCTGCAGCGCGCGGTCTTCGCGCCGCTTGGGATGCGCGACACCGGCTTCCGCCCGGCGACGGCGTTGCTGCCACGCATGGCCCCGACCGAACGGTGCGCCGAACAGGATGCCTGGCCTTGCAAGCGTCCCGATGCGGCGCCGCTGCGCGGCGTCGTCCACGACCCCACGGCGCGGCGCATGGGCGGTGTCGCCGGGCACGCCGGGCTATTCGGCACCGCGCGGGATCTGCAGCGGTTTGCCCGCATGTTGATCAACGGCGGCGAACTCGACGGGGTGCGCGTGCTGTCGGCTGCCACCGTCGCGCGGATGATTGCGCCGGTGCCCATGCCGGCCAATGCCGGCACGCGCGGCCTCGGCTGGGACATCGACACCTCGTTCTCGTCGAATCGCGGCGACCTGTTTCCGATTGGCTCGTTCGGGCACACCGGGTTTACCGGTACCAGCCTCTGGATCGATCCCGCGTCGAAGTCGTACGTGATCTTCCTGTCGAGTCGTCTTCATCCCGACGGCGTGGGCGATGTCGGAGTCTTGAGGAGTCGCATCGCGACGGTTGCCGCGGCTTTGCTCAGTGGCGGCGGTACGGTCCGCCTAAAGGCGGACGCTACATTGACACCCAATGAGGTCCGGCTAAAGCCGGACACCACATCGGCGACCTCTGTGGGGTCCGGATTTTGCGGGACCACTCCTGTGCTGAACGGCATCGACGTCCTCGCCCGCGATGGTTTCGCGAAGCTCAAAGGCAAGCGCGTCGGCCTGATCACCAACCACACCGGCGTCGCGCGCGACGGCCGGTCCACCATCGACCTGCTGCACGCCGCGCCCGGGGTGCAGTTGGTGTCGCTGTTCGCGCCCGAGCACGGCATCCGCGGCGTGCTCGATGCCGACGTGCCTGCAGAGAAGGATCAGAAGACGGGCCTGACCATCCATTCGCTGTACGGCGAAACGCGGCGTCCGACCGACGCGATGCTGGCCGGCATCGACACGCTCGTAATCGACCTGCAGGATATCGGCGCCCGTTTCTACACCTATCCCGCCACGACCGGCTACGTGCTGGAGGAGGCGGCGAAGCGCAAGATCGCCGTGATGGTGCTGGACCGGCCGAACCCGGTGAACGGCTGGCAGATCGAAGGGCCGAACCAGAGCGAGCCGATCCGCGAGTTCATTGCGTACTTCCCCATGCCGGTCCGTCACGGCCTGACGCTGGGCGAGCTGGCCCGGGTGTTCAACGACGAGAAGAAGATCAATGCCGACCTCACCGTGATTCCGGCAGAGAACTGGCGGCGCGACTACTGGTTCGACGACACCGGCCTGGCGTGGATCAATCCGTCGCCCAATATGCGCAACCTCAACCAGGCGGCGCTCTATCCCGGCATCGGCGCGATTGAGTACTCGAACGTGTCGGTGGGACGCGGCACCGACCAACCCTTCGAGCAGTTCGGTGCGCCGTGGATCGACGGCCCGCGCCTGGCGGCCGCCTTGAACGCGCGCCAGCTGCCGGGCGTGCGCTTCTACCCGGTCGCGTTCACGCCGGCCTCCAGCAAGTACGCCGGACAGGCCTGCCAGGGCGTGTTCATGGTGATCACGAATCGATCAGCGCTACGGCCGGTGCGCGTCGGACTCGAGATTGCCGGCGCGTTGTTTGCGTTGTTTGGCGAGAAGTACCAACTGGAGAACACCGACCTGCTGCTCGGATCGCGCGACAGCCTCGAGCGGGTCAAGCGCGGCGAGGACCCGGCGGTGGTCGCGGCGCGCTGGGGAGATGACGAGGCGCGCTGGCGCCGGTTGCGCGCGCAGTACCTCCTCTATCGCTGA